In one Streptomyces sp. NBC_01288 genomic region, the following are encoded:
- a CDS encoding ABC transporter ATP-binding protein, with product MAEQNIERTPQDLVPTVIADELHIVYRVHGAKTGKGSATSALSRIVKRGEERGVRKVHAVKGVSFVAYRGEAVGLIGSNGSGKSTLLRAIAGLLPAEKGRVYTNGQPSLLGVNAALMNDLTGERNVILGGLAMGMSREQVRERYQDIVDFSGINEKGDFITLPMRTYSSGMAARLRFSIAAAKDHDVLMIDEALATGDRKFQVRSEERIRELRKSAGTVFLVSHNNKSIRDTCDRVLWLERGELRMDGPTDEVIKEYEKFTGK from the coding sequence GTGGCTGAGCAGAACATCGAGCGGACCCCCCAGGATCTGGTCCCCACCGTCATCGCGGACGAGCTGCACATCGTCTACCGCGTGCACGGCGCCAAGACCGGCAAGGGCAGCGCCACCTCCGCCCTCAGCCGCATAGTCAAGCGCGGCGAGGAGCGTGGGGTGCGCAAGGTGCACGCCGTCAAGGGCGTCTCCTTCGTCGCCTACCGCGGCGAGGCCGTCGGCCTGATCGGCTCGAACGGCTCCGGCAAGTCGACCCTGCTGCGGGCCATCGCCGGCCTGCTCCCCGCCGAGAAGGGCCGGGTCTACACCAACGGCCAGCCCTCGCTGCTCGGCGTGAACGCGGCCCTGATGAACGACCTCACCGGCGAGCGCAACGTCATCCTGGGCGGGCTCGCCATGGGCATGTCCCGCGAGCAGGTCAGGGAGCGCTACCAGGACATCGTCGACTTCTCCGGCATCAACGAGAAGGGCGACTTCATCACCCTCCCGATGCGCACCTACTCCTCCGGCATGGCGGCCCGGCTGCGGTTCTCCATCGCGGCGGCGAAGGACCACGACGTCCTGATGATCGACGAGGCGCTGGCCACCGGCGACCGCAAGTTCCAGGTCCGCTCCGAGGAGCGCATCCGCGAGCTGCGCAAGTCCGCGGGCACGGTGTTTCTCGTCAGTCACAACAACAAGTCGATCCGCGACACCTGTGACCGGGTGCTGTGGCTGGAACGCGGCGAACTCCGGATGGACGGCCCGACCGACGAGGTCATCAAGGAGTACGAGAAGTTCACGGGCAAGTAG
- a CDS encoding ABC transporter permease has product MSETTHDGGVAVSPRPSPDEGLTAAQLSAKYGLTVSGARPGLAEYVRQLWGRRHFILAFSQAKLTAQYSQAKLGQLWQVATPLLNAAVYFFIFGVILKASRGMSRDVYIPFLVTGVFVFTFTQSSIMAGVRAISGNLGLVRALHFPRASLPISFALQQLQQLLFSMIVLFIIVVGFGSYPSLSWLLIVPVLVLQFLFNTGLALIVARMGAKTPDLAQLMPFMLRTWMYASGVMFSISTMMEGRSEVFVRILQVNPAAVYMDLMRFALIDGYGASNLPPHVWAIAAFWAVVLFVGGFVYFWQAEERYGRG; this is encoded by the coding sequence TTGAGTGAGACAACGCATGACGGCGGAGTCGCGGTGAGCCCGCGTCCGTCGCCCGACGAAGGCCTCACGGCGGCCCAACTGTCCGCCAAGTACGGGCTGACGGTGAGCGGTGCCCGCCCCGGACTCGCCGAGTACGTCCGCCAGCTCTGGGGACGCCGGCACTTCATCCTCGCCTTCTCCCAGGCGAAGCTGACGGCCCAGTACAGCCAGGCGAAGCTCGGCCAGCTCTGGCAGGTGGCCACGCCGCTGCTGAACGCGGCCGTGTACTTCTTCATCTTCGGCGTCATCCTGAAGGCCAGCCGGGGCATGTCCCGGGACGTGTACATCCCGTTCCTGGTCACGGGCGTCTTCGTGTTCACCTTCACGCAGAGCTCGATCATGGCGGGCGTCCGCGCGATCTCCGGCAACCTCGGCCTGGTGCGCGCGCTGCACTTCCCGCGCGCCTCGCTGCCGATCTCCTTCGCGCTCCAGCAGCTCCAGCAACTGCTGTTCTCGATGATCGTGCTGTTCATCATCGTCGTCGGCTTCGGCAGCTACCCGAGCCTGTCCTGGCTGCTGATCGTCCCGGTCCTGGTGCTCCAGTTCCTGTTCAACACCGGGCTCGCGCTGATCGTGGCGCGGATGGGCGCCAAGACCCCGGACCTCGCGCAGCTGATGCCGTTCATGCTGCGCACCTGGATGTACGCGTCGGGCGTCATGTTCTCCATCAGCACGATGATGGAGGGCCGCTCCGAGGTGTTCGTCCGCATCCTCCAGGTGAACCCGGCCGCCGTCTACATGGACCTGATGCGCTTCGCGCTCATCGACGGCTACGGCGCGTCGAACCTGCCGCCGCACGTGTGGGCCATCGCCGCCTTCTGGGCCGTGGTCCTGTTCGTCGGCGGCTTCGTGTACTTCTGGCAGGCGGAGGAGCGGTACGGCCGTGGCTGA
- a CDS encoding glycosyltransferase family 2 protein, translating to MKVGAVIITMGNRPDELRALLDSVAKQDGDRVEAVVVGNGSPVPDVPAGVRSIELPENLGIPGGRNIGLEAFGPAGRDVDIVMFLDDDGLLAQHDTAELCRQAFAADPELGIISFRIADPETGVTQRRHVPRLRASDPMRSSRVTTFLGGANAVRTKVFAEVGGLPDEFFYAHEETDLAWRALDAGWMIDYRSDMVLYHPTTAPSRHAVYHRMVARNRVWLARRNLPAPLVPVYLGVWLLLTLLRRPSRPALQAWFGGFKEGWTTPCGPRRPMRWRTVWRLTRLGRPPVI from the coding sequence ATGAAGGTCGGCGCGGTGATCATCACCATGGGCAACCGCCCCGACGAACTACGGGCGCTGCTCGACTCGGTCGCCAAGCAGGACGGCGACCGGGTCGAGGCGGTCGTCGTCGGCAACGGCTCGCCCGTCCCGGACGTTCCCGCGGGCGTCCGGAGCATAGAACTGCCCGAGAACCTCGGCATCCCCGGCGGCCGCAACATCGGCCTGGAGGCCTTCGGGCCCGCCGGTCGCGATGTCGACATAGTGATGTTCCTCGACGACGACGGGCTCCTCGCCCAGCACGACACCGCCGAGCTGTGCCGGCAGGCCTTCGCCGCCGACCCCGAACTCGGCATCATCAGCTTCCGCATCGCCGACCCGGAGACCGGTGTCACCCAGCGTCGGCACGTGCCCAGGCTGCGCGCCTCCGACCCGATGCGCTCCTCCCGGGTCACCACCTTCCTCGGCGGCGCCAACGCGGTGCGCACAAAGGTCTTCGCCGAGGTCGGCGGACTCCCGGACGAGTTCTTCTACGCCCACGAGGAGACCGACCTCGCCTGGCGGGCTCTGGACGCGGGCTGGATGATCGACTACCGGTCCGACATGGTCCTGTACCACCCGACGACCGCGCCCTCGCGGCACGCGGTCTACCACCGCATGGTCGCCCGCAACCGGGTCTGGCTGGCCCGCCGCAACCTCCCCGCGCCCCTCGTCCCCGTCTACCTCGGCGTGTGGCTGCTGCTCACCCTCCTGCGCCGCCCCTCGCGCCCGGCGCTCCAGGCCTGGTTCGGCGGGTTCAAGGAGGGCTGGACCACTCCGTGCGGACCGCGCAGGCCCATGCGGTGGCGTACGGTGTGGCGCCTGACCCGGCTGGGCCGTCCTCCGGTCATCTGA
- a CDS encoding CDP-alcohol phosphatidyltransferase family protein: protein MSRPSVAELRPVVHPAGVKDRRSGEHWMGRLYMREVSLRVDRYLVNTRVSPNQLTYLMTVFGVLAAPALLVPGITGAVLGVVCVQMYLLLDCVDGEIARWRKQYSLAGVYLDRVGAYLTDAAVLVGFGLRAADLFGSGRIDWLWAFLGTLAALGAILIKAETDLVGVARHQTGKAPVQESAAEMRSSGMALARRAAAAFKFHRLILGIEATLLILVLAIVDQMRGDLFYSRLGVAVLAGIALLQTLLHLVSILASSRLK from the coding sequence ATGTCAAGGCCATCGGTAGCTGAACTCCGTCCCGTCGTCCACCCCGCAGGGGTGAAGGACCGGCGCAGCGGTGAGCACTGGATGGGACGCCTCTACATGCGTGAGGTGTCCCTGCGGGTGGACCGCTACCTGGTGAACACCAGGGTCTCGCCCAACCAGCTCACGTACCTGATGACCGTCTTCGGGGTGCTCGCCGCCCCGGCGCTGCTGGTGCCGGGGATCACGGGCGCCGTGCTCGGCGTGGTGTGCGTCCAGATGTATCTGCTGCTGGACTGCGTCGACGGCGAGATCGCCCGCTGGCGCAAGCAGTATTCCCTTGCCGGGGTCTACCTCGACCGCGTCGGCGCCTATCTCACCGACGCAGCCGTGCTGGTCGGCTTCGGGCTGCGCGCCGCCGACCTGTTCGGCAGCGGCCGTATCGACTGGCTGTGGGCGTTCCTCGGGACGCTGGCCGCGCTCGGCGCGATCCTCATCAAGGCCGAGACCGACCTGGTCGGGGTGGCCCGCCACCAGACCGGCAAGGCACCGGTCCAGGAGTCCGCGGCCGAGATGCGGTCCTCCGGGATGGCGTTGGCGCGTAGGGCCGCCGCCGCCTTCAAGTTCCACCGGCTGATCCTCGGCATCGAGGCGACCCTGCTGATCCTGGTCCTGGCGATCGTGGACCAGATGCGCGGCGACCTGTTCTACTCGCGGCTCGGCGTCGCCGTACTGGCCGGCATCGCGCTGCTCCAGACCCTGCTGCACCTGGTGTCGATCCTCGCGTCGAGCAGGCTGAAGTGA
- a CDS encoding iron-containing alcohol dehydrogenase family protein codes for MPVLTRLIPSPVVVDIRPGALDDLAGVLADERISHSGKLAIAVSGGSGARLRARLEPSLPGATWYEVGGGTLDDAIQLAGDMKAGHYDAVVGLGGGKIIDCAKFAAARIGLPLVAVPTNLAHDGLCSPVATLDNDAGRGSYGVPNPIAVVIDLDVIREAPVRFVRAGIGDAISNISAIADWELANRVKGEKIDGLAAAMARQAGEAVLRHPGGVGDNAFLQVLAEALVLSGIAMSVSGDSRPSSGACHEINHAFDLLFPKRAAAHGEQCGLGAAFAMYLRGAHEESAYMAEVLRRHGLPVLPEEIGFTVDEFVRAVEFAPETRPGRYTILEHLDLKTDQIKDNYADYVKAIGS; via the coding sequence GTGCCTGTACTGACCCGGCTGATCCCCTCGCCGGTCGTCGTCGACATCCGCCCGGGTGCCCTCGACGACCTGGCCGGTGTCCTCGCCGACGAACGCATCTCGCACTCGGGCAAGCTCGCGATCGCCGTCAGCGGCGGCTCCGGTGCCCGGCTGCGCGCGCGCCTCGAACCGAGCCTGCCCGGCGCCACCTGGTACGAGGTCGGCGGCGGCACCCTCGACGACGCGATCCAGCTGGCCGGCGACATGAAGGCCGGTCACTACGACGCGGTCGTGGGTCTCGGCGGCGGCAAGATCATCGACTGCGCCAAGTTCGCCGCGGCGCGCATCGGCCTGCCCCTGGTCGCCGTACCGACGAACCTCGCGCACGACGGCCTGTGCTCGCCGGTCGCGACCCTCGACAACGACGCGGGCCGCGGCTCCTACGGCGTACCGAACCCGATCGCCGTCGTCATCGACCTCGACGTCATCCGCGAGGCACCGGTCCGCTTCGTGCGGGCCGGCATCGGGGACGCGATCTCCAACATCTCCGCGATCGCGGACTGGGAGCTGGCCAACCGCGTCAAGGGCGAGAAGATCGACGGTCTCGCCGCGGCCATGGCCCGGCAGGCGGGCGAAGCCGTGCTGCGGCACCCGGGCGGGGTCGGCGACAACGCCTTCCTCCAGGTGCTCGCCGAGGCGCTCGTCCTCAGCGGTATCGCCATGTCGGTGTCGGGTGACTCGCGCCCGTCCTCCGGCGCCTGCCACGAGATCAATCACGCCTTCGACCTGCTCTTCCCCAAACGCGCGGCCGCCCACGGCGAGCAGTGCGGACTGGGCGCGGCCTTCGCGATGTACCTGCGCGGAGCCCACGAGGAATCGGCCTACATGGCCGAGGTGCTGCGCCGGCACGGACTTCCGGTGCTGCCGGAGGAGATCGGCTTCACGGTGGACGAGTTCGTCCGCGCCGTGGAGTTCGCTCCGGAGACCCGTCCCGGCCGCTACACCATCCTCGAACACCTCGACCTGAAAACCGACCAGATCAAGGACAACTACGCCGACTATGTCAAGGCCATCGGTAGCTGA
- a CDS encoding phosphocholine cytidylyltransferase family protein, protein MIGLVLAAGAGRRLRPYTDSLPKALVPVGPAGIEGEPTVLDLTLGNFAEIGLTEVAIIVGYRKEAVYERKAALEAKYGLKLTLIDNDKAEEWNNAYSLWCGRDALKDGVILANGDTVHPVSVEHTLLAARGEGKKIILALDTVKSLADEEMKVVVDPAKGMTKITKLMDPAEATGEYIGVTLIEGDAMSELADALKTVWETDPQQFYEHGYQELVNRGFRIDVAPIGDIKWVEIDNHEDLAKGREIACLY, encoded by the coding sequence ATGATCGGCCTCGTGCTGGCGGCCGGCGCCGGACGGCGTCTGCGCCCCTACACCGACAGCCTTCCCAAGGCTCTGGTGCCGGTGGGGCCCGCGGGCATAGAGGGCGAACCCACGGTCCTGGACCTGACCCTCGGCAACTTCGCCGAGATCGGTCTGACCGAGGTCGCGATCATCGTCGGCTACCGCAAGGAAGCCGTGTACGAGCGCAAGGCGGCCCTTGAGGCGAAGTACGGCCTCAAGCTCACCCTCATCGACAACGACAAGGCCGAGGAGTGGAACAACGCCTACTCCCTGTGGTGCGGACGCGACGCCCTCAAGGACGGCGTGATCCTCGCCAACGGCGACACCGTCCACCCGGTCTCCGTCGAGCACACGCTGCTCGCGGCCCGCGGCGAGGGCAAGAAGATCATCCTCGCCCTCGACACCGTCAAGTCCCTCGCGGACGAGGAGATGAAGGTCGTCGTCGACCCCGCCAAGGGCATGACGAAGATCACCAAGCTGATGGACCCCGCCGAGGCCACCGGTGAGTACATCGGCGTCACCCTCATCGAGGGCGACGCCATGTCCGAGCTGGCCGACGCGCTCAAGACAGTGTGGGAGACCGACCCGCAGCAGTTCTACGAGCACGGCTACCAGGAGCTCGTGAACCGCGGCTTCCGGATCGACGTGGCCCCGATCGGCGACATCAAGTGGGTCGAGATCGACAACCACGAGGATCTGGCCAAGGGGCGTGAGATCGCGTGCCTGTACTGA